A region of Gracilinanus agilis isolate LMUSP501 chromosome 3, AgileGrace, whole genome shotgun sequence DNA encodes the following proteins:
- the CGGBP1 gene encoding CGG triplet repeat-binding protein 1 has translation MERFVVTSPPARNRSKTALYVTPLDRVTEFGGELHEDGGKLFCTSCNVVLNHVRKSAISDHLKSKTHTKRKAEFEEQNVRKKQRPLTASLQCNSTAQTEKVSVIQDFVKMCLEANIPLEKADHPAVRAFLSRHVKNGGSIPKSDQLRRAYLPDGYENENQLLNSQDC, from the coding sequence ATGGAGCGATTTGTAGTAACATCTCCTCCTGCTCGAAACCGTTCCAAGACTGCTTTATATGTGACTCCTTTGGATCGTGTCACTGAATTTGGAGGTGAATTGCATGAAGATGGAGGAAAACTGTTCTGCACTTCTTGCAACGTGGTACTTAATCATGTTCGCAAGTCTGCCATCAGTGATCACCTCAAGTCCAAGACTCACACCAAAAGAAAGGCAGAGTTTGAAGAACAGAATGTAAGGAAGAAACAAAGGCCTCTAACAGCATCTCTTCAGTGCAACAGTACTGCGCAGACAGAGAAAGTCAGTGTTATCCAGGACTTTGTGAAAATGTGCCTGGAAGCCAACATCCCACTTGAGAAGGCTGATCACCCAGCAGTTCGTGCTTTCCTGTCTCGCCATGTGAAGAATGGTGGCTCCATACCTAAGTCAGACCAGCTAAGGAGAGCTTACCTCCCTGATGGGTATGAGAATGAGAATCAGCTCCTCAACTCACAAGATTGTTGA